In Bacteroidia bacterium, a genomic segment contains:
- a CDS encoding pirin family protein, which yields MKTVLHKANTRGHANHGWLNSYHSFSFANYYNPERVHFGVLRVLNDDTVSQGMGFGKHPHDNMEIISIPLEGDLEHKDSMGNTTVIRQGDIQVMSAGTGIFHSEYNKNKDKEVKFLQIWIFPNKKNVKPRYDQISLDEAEQHNVFRQVLSPNPEDDGVWIHQDAWFHLGKLDAGIETTYSLKKPGNGVYAFVLEGDVSVENISLNRRDGLGVWETDTLHIKADSQTQVLLMEVPMELN from the coding sequence ATGAAAACCGTTTTACACAAAGCCAACACCAGAGGCCATGCCAACCACGGCTGGCTCAACAGTTATCACTCTTTCAGTTTTGCCAACTATTACAACCCAGAAAGAGTACATTTTGGTGTACTCCGCGTATTAAATGATGACACCGTTTCGCAGGGCATGGGATTCGGCAAACACCCTCACGACAATATGGAAATCATTTCTATTCCATTGGAGGGCGATCTCGAACATAAGGACAGCATGGGAAATACGACAGTCATTCGCCAGGGTGATATTCAGGTGATGAGTGCTGGAACCGGGATATTTCACAGCGAATACAACAAAAACAAAGATAAAGAAGTGAAGTTTCTCCAAATCTGGATATTCCCCAACAAAAAGAACGTTAAACCCCGGTATGACCAGATCTCACTCGATGAAGCGGAACAGCACAATGTATTCAGACAGGTTCTTTCCCCTAACCCGGAAGATGACGGCGTATGGATTCATCAGGATGCATGGTTTCACCTCGGGAAACTGGATGCTGGCATAGAAACTACCTATTCGCTCAAAAAGCCGGGCAATGGCGTATATGCTTTTGTACTGGAGGGCGATGTCTCGGTTGAAAATATTTCACTCAACCGCAGGGATGGACTTGGTGTATGGGAAA
- a CDS encoding helix-turn-helix transcriptional regulator: protein MENKEAFAASFGIRRMEDIHLHTGGKPGSPHRHDYYTVIWIQQGVGQHIIDFQTFTLSDHQVYFISPGQVHLLLPDKKPAGWVITFSPEFLIRNNIRDCFISDINLFRDYADSPPLILDKKTQSRLSSLAQDMEEMLSENSQFRYEALGSLLRLFLIYCNNICDIHREENTQTTQAGLTILRSFKNLVETHFKEQHKVNFYADQLMVSPDHLNKTVKALIGKSAKTYIQNRIIAEAKRVLVFSEKTGKELAFELGFEEPSHFSAFFKKITGVPLSQFRSTPNPGF from the coding sequence ATGGAAAATAAAGAGGCTTTTGCAGCATCTTTTGGCATCCGAAGGATGGAAGATATTCATCTCCATACCGGCGGTAAACCGGGAAGTCCACACCGCCATGATTATTATACGGTGATCTGGATTCAGCAAGGCGTGGGCCAACATATTATTGATTTCCAGACGTTTACACTTTCAGATCATCAGGTATATTTTATCAGTCCCGGGCAGGTTCACCTTTTACTTCCCGACAAAAAACCCGCCGGTTGGGTGATCACCTTTTCTCCCGAATTCCTCATCAGAAATAATATCCGGGATTGTTTTATCTCTGATATAAATCTTTTCCGGGATTATGCAGATTCGCCGCCACTGATTCTCGACAAAAAAACTCAAAGTCGCCTCTCATCCCTGGCTCAGGATATGGAAGAAATGCTTTCGGAAAACAGCCAGTTTAGGTATGAGGCGTTGGGATCACTGCTCAGGCTTTTCCTTATCTACTGCAATAATATCTGTGACATTCATCGTGAAGAAAATACACAAACCACTCAGGCGGGCCTTACCATTCTCCGAAGTTTTAAAAACCTGGTAGAAACCCATTTCAAAGAACAGCATAAGGTGAATTTTTATGCAGATCAACTGATGGTCAGTCCCGATCATCTCAACAAAACAGTAAAAGCCTTGATTGGAAAAAGCGCAAAAACCTATATTCAAAACAGAATCATCGCGGAAGCCAAGCGTGTATTGGTATTTTCAGAAAAAACAGGCAAAGAACTCGCATTCGAACTGGGATTTGAGGAACCCTCTCACTTCAGTGCTTTCTTTAAAAAAATAACAGGGGTTCCGCTTTCCCAGTTTCGCTCCACCCCTAATCCCGGGTTCTGA
- a CDS encoding patatin-like phospholipase family protein produces the protein MKNVQIPVLAALLCWVGCSPKIQTNPRHFILSEAPTVDLHQYRSVQLRPHQNPDFAIAMAISGGGSRAYNFAIGVLLGLEEIPAGNSNLLHEVDYFSTVSGGGFAAGSYIAARYEYDTYGGKESFKLQDYFVHTIKENLARSYSTPIAQSWFYPKNWFTYLDDGDALEKAIDLNVLGYRHRRQHYGRSHSRSIRLSDMFVNCYDTLTPVKLPMLVANGTIFPRMSIFPFVPNVIDTFQISGYTHLFRNNFQQGPIDPYSLPLSVGIKASGSFPAAISNTTLLSSWDSVFRYLHIVDGGIADNIGYQTAIEMLKQDTVATHKVLLVVDADGGGIPPTFSRRKAGYLGISVFSKLPSSGLDARHNLLRTELTERCRQNNITPVFLSFSNLIEGNAFIPPPEIDVIPERIKLISKLNLAPQLLSPSDLSILYELVTQIPTKYSIKPDEQELLYLTGKKVVLMQQETLREIIDMQNARKINGK, from the coding sequence ATGAAAAACGTACAAATTCCCGTTTTGGCAGCCCTGTTGTGTTGGGTAGGGTGCAGCCCAAAAATTCAGACAAATCCCCGGCATTTTATCTTGTCAGAAGCGCCAACTGTCGATCTGCATCAGTACCGGTCTGTTCAGTTGAGACCCCATCAGAACCCCGATTTTGCCATCGCAATGGCGATCTCGGGGGGAGGTTCACGGGCCTATAATTTTGCGATTGGTGTACTGCTGGGTTTGGAAGAAATTCCGGCTGGAAACAGTAACCTTCTCCATGAGGTTGACTATTTTTCAACGGTCTCCGGAGGTGGTTTTGCGGCGGGGAGTTATATCGCTGCGCGATATGAATATGACACGTATGGTGGCAAGGAGTCATTTAAACTTCAGGACTATTTTGTGCATACCATTAAAGAGAACCTGGCCCGCTCTTACTCCACGCCCATCGCACAAAGCTGGTTTTACCCCAAAAACTGGTTTACCTACCTCGACGATGGCGATGCGCTCGAAAAAGCTATTGACCTGAATGTACTGGGCTATAGGCACCGAAGACAACACTATGGCAGAAGCCATTCCCGCAGCATCCGGCTCAGTGATATGTTTGTCAATTGTTATGACACCCTAACCCCGGTCAAACTTCCTATGCTGGTAGCCAATGGTACGATTTTTCCGCGGATGTCTATTTTTCCATTTGTTCCCAATGTGATCGACACCTTTCAGATTTCAGGCTATACCCATCTTTTTCGGAACAATTTCCAGCAAGGGCCCATTGACCCCTACTCCCTGCCGCTTTCCGTGGGGATTAAAGCCAGTGGCAGTTTTCCTGCGGCAATCTCAAATACCACGCTGCTGAGTTCGTGGGATTCGGTATTTCGATATCTCCATATCGTCGACGGAGGAATTGCAGACAATATCGGCTACCAGACCGCTATCGAAATGCTCAAACAGGATACTGTAGCCACACACAAAGTGCTGCTGGTAGTGGATGCCGACGGTGGCGGAATTCCCCCCACTTTTTCCCGGCGCAAAGCCGGTTATCTGGGCATCAGCGTATTCAGCAAACTTCCATCCAGCGGACTGGATGCACGACATAACCTGTTGCGTACAGAGCTTACCGAAAGATGCCGGCAAAATAATATTACACCGGTATTCCTCAGTTTCAGCAATCTCATTGAAGGTAATGCGTTTATTCCGCCACCGGAAATTGACGTGATACCTGAAAGAATCAAACTGATTTCCAAACTCAATCTCGCACCTCAGCTTCTTTCTCCTTCCGATCTGAGTATTTTATACGAACTAGTAACCCAAATACCCACCAAATACAGCATAAAACCCGATGAACAGGAACTGTTGTATCTGACCGGAAAAAAAGTCGTTCTAATGCAGCAAGAAACGCTGCGGGAAATAATTGATATGCAAAACGCAAGAAAAATCAATGGAAAATAA
- a CDS encoding BamA/TamA family outer membrane protein, translating to MNAKLIKYQLIWGVMVISIMMSACKTTRHLKPDEYLLKSLPKVKTDDQLLPSEIYSAVRFKPNRRTLIPKTALYIHNFGVSLKNTFAKNKPDSTLQKGFLHMLMYRWGEAPVIIDTTLIKEDTANLRAACFSRGYFHPKIDYRIDTLHKLFRKKYKQKAQVTYFVNEGTAYRFKNITLRTLSPNEETPRLEHQYEIAKSKIKSGENYSNDVFLQERARATDLLRNNGYFTFAPKMIEFSIDSVLEENIPAENQLPLEEKWLNVEIQLTESPPRYIVRNVDVYIAPSSGSSPGTDTLDLYAWLLTDKQRDSLGVSYKMLDSLVTVGFHLSPGSLLSQVNLNFIARRIHFLNDRVYRLAQSQRTRQMLQELGMFQYMVVNYKVDEQNNMMDVVIELKLARKYQLKGGFESFTNIITSTNLPGVGVNVSLRDKNALHKSEFLEFGLMGNVGFYAGQQGRGQFDQFYYEIGANANINFHRFLFARPFLFMVPEKLKSNLSRFSPLTAFTGQIRRENLLEYDRLTTGFKGTYRWQHIPFTDRAVSSLTPLAVDLITINPDPLYRDTTINLLPPAIRRDFQNRFSSRLQYNYTQQNYRQTRLYPTYWYRLGVEWGGNIPYLLDRIPNLSGSDNSYTDNLFLDSLYYGQYIKGSFEGKLYIPTGKNSEVVLRGIIGAGLPYNHTPTVPQEARFFSGGTNSMRGWQSNTLGPGRSRLRDFQGTDTLTASNLIAPGGEYIIEANAEYRFDVLTYLEMAVFTDVGNVWFNRNDRNELVETALLTAKNLRLGWDAGVGFRFDFSFLILRLDIAQQLYAPDLTTPWVMTRATSRKARRPQLNLGIGYPF from the coding sequence ATGAACGCAAAACTAATAAAATACCAGTTGATATGGGGAGTAATGGTAATTTCCATTATGATGTCTGCATGCAAAACAACCCGGCATCTCAAACCTGATGAGTATTTACTAAAATCCCTCCCGAAAGTAAAAACAGATGACCAGTTACTACCATCTGAAATTTATAGTGCCGTAAGGTTTAAACCCAACCGAAGGACCCTCATACCCAAGACGGCGCTTTATATTCACAATTTTGGGGTATCGCTCAAAAATACTTTCGCAAAAAACAAACCTGACTCCACCCTTCAGAAAGGTTTTCTCCATATGCTTATGTATCGGTGGGGAGAAGCGCCGGTAATTATCGATACCACCCTCATAAAAGAAGACACAGCCAATCTTCGGGCAGCCTGTTTTTCCCGGGGATATTTTCACCCCAAAATTGATTACCGCATTGATACGTTGCATAAACTGTTTCGAAAAAAATACAAACAAAAGGCGCAGGTAACCTATTTTGTGAATGAAGGAACAGCTTATCGGTTTAAAAATATCACACTCCGTACGCTTAGCCCTAATGAAGAAACTCCGCGGCTGGAACACCAATATGAAATTGCAAAAAGCAAGATAAAGTCGGGAGAAAACTATTCAAACGATGTGTTTCTACAGGAAAGAGCCCGGGCCACGGATCTGCTCCGCAACAATGGCTACTTCACCTTTGCCCCAAAAATGATCGAGTTTTCGATAGACTCTGTACTCGAAGAGAATATTCCTGCAGAAAATCAGCTCCCCCTGGAAGAAAAGTGGCTGAATGTTGAAATACAACTCACAGAATCTCCCCCCAGATATATTGTCAGAAATGTAGATGTCTATATTGCCCCTTCCTCGGGATCTTCGCCGGGGACTGATACGCTTGATCTGTATGCATGGCTACTGACCGACAAACAACGCGATAGCCTGGGTGTATCATATAAAATGTTGGATTCGCTCGTTACCGTGGGATTTCACCTTTCTCCCGGCTCACTGTTATCGCAGGTAAACCTCAATTTTATCGCCCGCCGAATCCATTTCCTCAATGATCGCGTCTATCGCCTTGCACAATCACAGCGCACCCGCCAGATGCTACAGGAACTGGGTATGTTTCAGTACATGGTTGTCAACTACAAAGTTGATGAGCAAAACAATATGATGGATGTGGTCATCGAACTGAAACTTGCCAGGAAATATCAGCTAAAAGGCGGTTTTGAATCATTTACCAATATCATCACATCTACCAACCTGCCGGGTGTGGGAGTAAATGTCTCTCTTCGGGATAAAAACGCACTCCACAAATCTGAATTTCTTGAATTTGGATTAATGGGTAACGTGGGTTTTTACGCCGGGCAACAGGGACGAGGACAGTTTGACCAGTTTTACTACGAAATTGGTGCAAATGCCAACATCAATTTTCACAGGTTTCTCTTTGCCAGGCCATTTTTGTTTATGGTACCGGAAAAGTTGAAAAGCAATCTCAGCCGATTTAGTCCGCTGACAGCTTTCACCGGGCAAATCCGCAGGGAAAATCTGCTCGAATATGACCGACTCACCACTGGCTTTAAAGGCACCTACCGATGGCAACATATTCCCTTTACTGACCGGGCAGTAAGCAGTCTTACGCCTTTGGCTGTAGACCTTATCACCATCAATCCAGATCCTCTTTACCGTGATACCACAATCAATCTGCTTCCTCCTGCCATCAGGAGAGACTTCCAAAACCGGTTTAGTTCGCGATTGCAGTACAATTATACCCAACAAAATTACCGGCAGACGCGGCTCTATCCTACCTACTGGTACCGGCTGGGAGTAGAATGGGGCGGTAACATTCCCTACCTTCTCGACCGAATCCCCAACCTCAGCGGATCTGACAATAGTTATACAGACAACCTGTTTCTCGATAGCCTTTATTACGGTCAATATATCAAAGGTAGTTTTGAAGGAAAATTGTATATCCCTACCGGAAAAAACTCAGAGGTAGTTTTGCGGGGAATTATCGGTGCGGGATTGCCCTACAATCATACCCCTACCGTGCCACAGGAGGCGAGATTTTTTAGCGGAGGCACCAACTCCATGCGCGGCTGGCAATCCAATACACTGGGACCGGGAAGAAGCCGCCTGCGTGATTTCCAGGGAACAGATACCCTTACAGCCAGCAACCTGATTGCACCCGGAGGCGAATATATTATTGAAGCAAATGCAGAATACCGGTTTGATGTACTCACCTATCTGGAAATGGCCGTATTCACAGATGTGGGGAATGTCTGGTTTAATAGAAATGACCGGAATGAATTGGTAGAAACTGCATTGCTCACGGCCAAAAACCTGCGATTGGGATGGGATGCCGGAGTAGGGTTCAGGTTCGATTTTTCATTTTTGATCTTACGTCTGGACATAGCCCAACAGTTATATGCTCCCGATCTTACGACCCCCTGGGTGATGACCCGGGCGACCTCTCGAAAAGCAAGGCGTCCTCAGCTCAATCTGGGTATTGGTTATCCATTTTAG
- a CDS encoding RNA methyltransferase, whose protein sequence is MQVISKAKIKLFTSLSVKKYRHQHGLFIVEGKKMVREAILSDWKTAAVVAREDMAESAAAWFPEAEIFSATESEFIRLSAHPNPEGILAILHFPNENFCVPLSLNSLPEGPGFILDGIQDPGNLGTILRIADWFGFPHVILGPGTADLLNPKTLRSTMGAVFRVNVLYIESLVSLAENEGDRMVAADLEGKNLQDFDWSGKEFVVIGNEARGLSTELKAISGLQKVCIPGEGGAESLNAAVSAGIFAWNLRYSHK, encoded by the coding sequence ATGCAGGTAATTTCAAAAGCAAAAATAAAACTTTTTACCTCCCTTTCGGTGAAAAAGTACCGGCATCAGCACGGGTTATTTATCGTTGAGGGAAAAAAAATGGTGCGGGAGGCAATCTTATCCGACTGGAAAACCGCAGCAGTGGTTGCACGGGAAGATATGGCGGAATCAGCAGCAGCGTGGTTTCCCGAAGCGGAAATTTTTTCTGCCACAGAATCCGAGTTTATACGCTTGTCTGCACACCCTAATCCTGAAGGAATATTAGCTATCCTGCATTTCCCTAACGAAAATTTTTGTGTTCCATTGTCTCTCAATTCCTTGCCCGAGGGGCCTGGTTTTATACTCGATGGAATTCAGGATCCCGGCAACCTTGGTACGATTCTTCGCATTGCCGACTGGTTTGGATTCCCCCATGTGATTTTAGGTCCGGGAACCGCAGATCTGCTTAATCCCAAAACGCTGAGAAGTACGATGGGAGCTGTTTTTCGGGTGAATGTGCTATATATTGAAAGCCTGGTATCTCTGGCCGAAAATGAGGGTGACCGAATGGTGGCCGCGGATCTGGAGGGTAAAAATCTACAGGATTTTGACTGGTCCGGAAAAGAATTTGTAGTGATTGGAAATGAGGCCAGAGGCCTTTCCACAGAACTGAAGGCCATTTCCGGCTTGCAAAAGGTCTGCATACCCGGAGAGGGAGGCGCAGAGTCTTTGAATGCCGCAGTTTCGGCAGGTATTTTTGCCTGGAATCTGCGATATTCGCATAAATAA
- a CDS encoding M15 family metallopeptidase encodes MRNCVAFAGIMILFFGWLVSCGQPAEEENKVVVTDTILPNPQTLVMASIPDTVETYYLLGKFDPAKDTAFAQIADIHAKGSARGAYLHKESYAAFVRMYDAAKADGITLTILSATRNFNRQKEIWEGKWKGSIKVGGKDLSVTVPEPGERAQTILLYSSMPGTSRHHWGTDMDINALDNHYFDTGKGKAEYDWLQANAYKFGFCQPYTAKGEERPTGYEEERWHWSYMPLAQKYLAAYGRQVSPDMIGGFAGAETATQLDVIKNYVMGVNKACK; translated from the coding sequence ATGCGTAATTGTGTTGCATTTGCAGGGATAATGATATTGTTTTTCGGCTGGCTTGTGAGTTGCGGCCAACCGGCAGAAGAAGAAAATAAAGTAGTCGTTACTGATACAATCCTCCCCAATCCTCAAACGCTGGTTATGGCATCTATTCCCGATACGGTAGAAACCTATTACTTACTTGGCAAATTTGACCCGGCCAAAGACACCGCCTTTGCGCAGATCGCAGACATTCACGCCAAAGGTTCTGCGCGCGGAGCCTATTTGCACAAGGAGAGTTATGCGGCATTTGTCAGGATGTATGACGCTGCCAAGGCAGATGGAATCACCCTGACCATTCTTTCTGCTACACGCAATTTCAACCGGCAGAAGGAAATTTGGGAGGGGAAATGGAAAGGATCGATAAAGGTCGGGGGAAAAGATTTGTCGGTAACCGTTCCTGAGCCTGGCGAAAGGGCTCAAACCATTTTGTTGTATAGTTCCATGCCCGGCACATCGCGCCATCACTGGGGTACAGATATGGACATCAATGCGTTGGACAATCACTATTTTGATACGGGCAAAGGAAAAGCAGAATACGATTGGCTTCAGGCAAATGCCTATAAGTTTGGGTTTTGTCAGCCTTATACAGCCAAGGGCGAGGAAAGGCCCACCGGGTATGAAGAAGAGCGGTGGCATTGGTCCTATATGCCGCTGGCCCAAAAATACCTGGCAGCCTACGGCAGACAGGTAAGCCCCGATATGATCGGCGGATTTGCGGGAGCTGAAACAGCAACACAACTCGATGTGATCAAAAATTATGTCATGGGTGTCAATAAAGCCTGTAAATAG
- a CDS encoding DUF1761 domain-containing protein, whose amino-acid sequence MNFEEINYPAVIAAAVASFALGALWYSPILFGKAWQKSLGFTDEYLQEGNMLKIFGTSFLMMLIMAFGMATLIQGHGDNSINWQSGLWHGLLVGLLFIGTSMAINILYQRKSLMLWAIDAFYQIIFLGIMGAILGAWH is encoded by the coding sequence ATGAATTTCGAAGAAATCAACTATCCGGCAGTTATTGCGGCAGCTGTTGCCAGCTTTGCACTTGGCGCACTTTGGTATAGCCCGATACTTTTTGGAAAAGCATGGCAAAAGTCGCTGGGATTTACCGATGAGTACCTTCAGGAAGGGAATATGCTGAAGATATTTGGAACCAGCTTTTTGATGATGCTGATCATGGCATTTGGAATGGCTACCCTCATCCAGGGCCACGGTGACAACAGTATCAACTGGCAGTCAGGCCTTTGGCACGGACTATTGGTCGGCTTATTGTTTATCGGTACATCCATGGCAATCAATATTTTATACCAACGCAAATCGCTGATGCTTTGGGCCATTGATGCGTTTTATCAGATTATTTTTCTGGGAATCATGGGTGCTATTCTCGGAGCCTGGCATTAA
- a CDS encoding carbon-nitrogen hydrolase family protein, which translates to MKKSSSRRRFLKKSALGLGLVTTASPLLADSKPETNALRLPREVWIGTVSLEGIRAANPADMVEKILSVMEKMAAMNPDIICLPESFAFSNLEESVDWKTAAAEIPGPVVSAIAPFARKHNCYVICPTLIKKAGDMYIAAVLIDRKGEVVGKYLKMHPAQNEIESGIRPGPMTPPVFETDFGKIGIQICFDLKWEEGWHALKAAGAEIIFWPSAYGGGREISSRAWRHQVYLVSSTAKGATKIFDMTGEEIARTGRWQQDWICAPVNLEKTFLPAWPSFVHFPAIMQKYGQKVRLTTFEEEEWTIIESLDPEVKVADILKEFNLPTQHETIRQVTVLQEQKR; encoded by the coding sequence ATGAAAAAATCTTCTTCCCGCCGCCGGTTTTTGAAAAAATCTGCGCTGGGCCTGGGACTCGTTACAACTGCGTCCCCTCTCCTCGCGGATTCAAAACCGGAAACCAATGCTCTCCGGTTACCCAGAGAAGTATGGATCGGGACGGTTTCCCTCGAAGGCATAAGGGCTGCAAACCCTGCTGACATGGTGGAAAAAATTCTTTCCGTCATGGAAAAGATGGCCGCAATGAATCCAGACATTATCTGTCTGCCAGAGTCTTTTGCCTTTTCAAATCTGGAAGAGTCTGTTGACTGGAAAACAGCCGCAGCCGAAATTCCCGGCCCGGTTGTGTCGGCTATAGCACCTTTTGCCCGAAAACATAATTGTTATGTCATTTGCCCTACGCTGATTAAAAAAGCCGGAGATATGTACATAGCCGCCGTGCTGATTGACCGCAAAGGGGAGGTGGTGGGAAAATATCTCAAGATGCATCCCGCGCAGAACGAAATCGAATCTGGCATTCGGCCGGGGCCAATGACTCCGCCGGTTTTTGAAACAGACTTTGGCAAAATCGGTATCCAGATTTGTTTTGACCTCAAATGGGAGGAAGGCTGGCACGCACTCAAAGCGGCAGGCGCCGAAATCATCTTCTGGCCTTCGGCTTACGGAGGAGGCAGGGAGATCAGCAGCCGGGCGTGGCGGCATCAGGTATATTTGGTTTCCAGCACGGCAAAAGGCGCGACCAAAATCTTTGATATGACCGGCGAAGAAATTGCCCGTACAGGTCGCTGGCAACAAGACTGGATTTGCGCTCCGGTCAATCTGGAAAAAACCTTTTTGCCTGCCTGGCCTTCATTTGTGCATTTCCCCGCAATCATGCAAAAATATGGGCAGAAGGTTCGCCTAACCACTTTTGAAGAGGAAGAATGGACCATTATCGAAAGCCTCGACCCGGAGGTTAAGGTCGCGGATATACTCAAAGAATTTAACCTTCCGACTCAACACGAAACCATCCGCCAGGTGACAGTTCTTCAGGAGCAAAAGAGATAA
- a CDS encoding DUF839 domain-containing protein produces MNHSSRREFIRLSALASLGFSGLFQFACNVAESGAKVPMAKGFGPLIPDPNKILDLPAGFSYKIISKKHQPMADGLLTPGAADGMATFARPDGKVAIVRNHELNPNEYHDSPFGKDNEHLSQFPKEHFFDYGNGKMPAIGGTTTVIFNEETQTVETEFLSLVGTIRNCAGGPTPWGTWITCEETESMAGEYSNEKNHGYNFEVPVTDTPSLAAPIPLKAMGRFSHEAICVDHRSGIVYQTEDQGDSLIYRFIPNVPGQLAEGGKLQVLKVREYPSLDTRNWPGGPEFKVEQGVWFETEWLDIDDVDSPANDLRIRGHKAGAALFARGEGMWFGNEEVYFACTNGGRKKQGQIFRYIPSEFEGTERENEAPGKLQLFAEPNNSDVCSSCDNITMAPWGDIVMCEDKSDPNIVGLTLKGEFYHLGTNKGYPKSEFTGVCFSPSGKTLFINMQGPGLTFAITGPWEAANA; encoded by the coding sequence ATGAACCATTCATCCCGCCGGGAATTTATCCGCCTCTCAGCCCTTGCCAGCCTCGGTTTTAGCGGGCTTTTTCAATTTGCCTGCAATGTAGCAGAATCAGGTGCCAAGGTGCCCATGGCCAAAGGTTTTGGCCCTCTTATCCCTGATCCCAACAAAATCCTCGACCTCCCTGCCGGATTTTCCTATAAGATTATTTCCAAAAAACATCAGCCTATGGCTGACGGCCTGCTGACACCCGGCGCGGCTGACGGTATGGCGACCTTCGCCCGCCCTGACGGCAAAGTTGCGATCGTACGCAACCACGAATTAAACCCCAATGAATATCACGACAGCCCCTTTGGCAAAGACAATGAACACCTCAGCCAGTTTCCCAAAGAACATTTTTTTGACTACGGAAACGGGAAAATGCCTGCCATTGGCGGTACAACTACGGTCATCTTCAACGAAGAAACTCAAACCGTTGAAACGGAATTTCTGAGCCTGGTAGGTACCATCCGCAACTGCGCCGGTGGTCCTACGCCCTGGGGAACCTGGATCACCTGTGAAGAGACAGAATCCATGGCCGGAGAATATAGCAACGAAAAAAACCACGGATATAATTTTGAAGTTCCGGTTACCGATACGCCTTCACTCGCTGCGCCCATTCCGCTCAAGGCTATGGGCCGGTTTTCGCATGAGGCCATCTGCGTCGATCACAGAAGTGGTATTGTCTATCAAACCGAAGACCAGGGAGACAGTCTGATTTACCGGTTTATTCCCAACGTCCCCGGCCAACTCGCCGAGGGAGGCAAACTTCAGGTACTGAAAGTGCGCGAATACCCCTCTTTAGATACCCGTAACTGGCCAGGCGGACCAGAATTTAAGGTTGAACAGGGTGTCTGGTTTGAAACGGAATGGCTCGATATTGATGATGTAGATTCTCCGGCAAATGATCTCCGGATTCGCGGCCACAAAGCCGGAGCGGCACTTTTTGCTCGTGGAGAAGGGATGTGGTTTGGAAATGAAGAAGTGTATTTCGCCTGCACCAATGGGGGCCGTAAAAAACAGGGACAGATTTTCCGTTATATCCCCAGCGAGTTTGAAGGTACCGAGCGGGAAAATGAAGCACCTGGAAAACTTCAGCTATTTGCAGAACCCAACAACTCCGATGTTTGCAGTTCCTGCGACAATATTACCATGGCTCCCTGGGGAGATATTGTAATGTGTGAAGATAAGTCTGATCCTAATATTGTCGGACTGACTTTGAAAGGCGAGTTTTATCATTTGGGCACAAACAAAGGTTATCCCAAATCGGAGTTCACCGGCGTTTGTTTTTCCCCCAGCGGCAAAACCCTTTTTATCAATATGCAGGGCCCGGGTTTGACTTTTGCCATCACCGGACCATGGGAAGCGGCCAATGCCTGA